A genomic window from Cupriavidus basilensis includes:
- a CDS encoding type IV pili methyl-accepting chemotaxis transducer N-terminal domain-containing protein — MTKLLAIGAAVLCLALTSIGLTLWVTWQIEGGAAAVNEAGRMRMQGYRLALAMERGATMDTVTSQLHESDQGLALLASGDPSRPLFVPWNAETRAQFATVQQGWASLRAHWLSGAPAPAGELDRFAAAVDALVSGIELQLSRWTARLHMFQLAMVALVIASAVTLLYAGYLIVFEPLTRLRRGLQRIETADLGARVAVTSQDEFGELAEGFNHMAAKLEALYGDLEQRVNEKTARLERERMRLAALYEMSGQIAQAATLDELAKGFARKVRAIAHADAVAIRWSDAANQRYLLLAGDCLPQVMFEQERCLHPGACHCAQAGATAQLRVIPIRGITDDPSIRCARAGYRTLVCLPVKLQQRVLGEIDLFFLEETSLTAEDRSLLEALAAHLASAMEGLRAGALEKEATVAQERGLLAQELHDSIAQSLAFLRIQVELMRTALGRRDAPALDKVLAEIETGVHETYNDVRELLVHFRTRTNHEDIEPALRTTLQKFEHQTGLRTHLRMEGHDVPLMPDVQVQVLHVIQEALSNIRKHAHATQVWIDVRQAEVWRFEVRDDGLGFNVAQPPASAQLHVGLRIMHERAQRIGATVTLTSGNGHGTRVTLTLPPRRPALREASSRPARMASTLQSH, encoded by the coding sequence CGTCAACGAAGCTGGCCGCATGCGCATGCAGGGCTATCGGCTCGCGCTGGCCATGGAGCGGGGCGCAACCATGGATACGGTGACATCCCAGTTGCACGAGTCTGACCAGGGTCTGGCGCTATTGGCGAGCGGCGATCCTTCGCGCCCACTCTTTGTTCCCTGGAACGCCGAGACCCGTGCGCAGTTCGCCACGGTGCAACAAGGCTGGGCCTCGCTTCGCGCGCACTGGCTATCGGGTGCGCCTGCCCCGGCGGGCGAGCTGGACCGTTTCGCGGCAGCCGTCGACGCGCTGGTCTCCGGCATCGAGCTGCAGCTCTCCCGGTGGACGGCACGGTTGCATATGTTCCAGCTCGCCATGGTGGCCCTTGTCATTGCCAGCGCAGTGACGCTCCTCTATGCCGGCTATCTGATCGTCTTTGAGCCCTTGACGCGCCTGCGGCGCGGTTTGCAGCGCATCGAGACCGCGGACCTCGGCGCGCGCGTGGCCGTGACCTCCCAGGACGAGTTTGGCGAACTGGCTGAGGGCTTCAATCACATGGCCGCAAAACTGGAAGCGTTGTATGGCGACCTCGAGCAACGCGTCAATGAAAAGACCGCACGGCTGGAACGCGAGCGCATGCGCCTTGCCGCCTTGTATGAGATGAGCGGGCAAATCGCGCAGGCGGCTACGCTCGACGAGCTTGCAAAAGGATTTGCGCGCAAGGTTCGCGCGATTGCCCATGCCGATGCCGTTGCGATCCGCTGGTCCGATGCCGCCAACCAGCGCTATCTTTTGCTGGCGGGCGACTGCCTGCCGCAGGTGATGTTTGAGCAGGAGCGCTGCCTGCACCCGGGGGCTTGCCATTGCGCTCAGGCCGGCGCCACCGCGCAACTGCGGGTTATCCCCATCCGGGGGATAACAGACGATCCATCGATCCGATGCGCGCGGGCCGGTTACCGGACACTGGTTTGCCTGCCGGTAAAACTTCAGCAGCGGGTGCTTGGCGAAATCGATCTGTTCTTTCTCGAGGAAACCTCGCTGACGGCTGAGGACCGCTCCCTGCTCGAAGCCCTTGCAGCTCACCTTGCCAGCGCGATGGAGGGGCTGCGCGCGGGAGCACTGGAGAAAGAAGCCACGGTGGCTCAGGAGAGGGGCTTGCTGGCACAGGAACTCCACGACTCGATCGCCCAGTCGCTGGCTTTTCTGCGGATCCAGGTGGAGTTGATGAGGACCGCGCTTGGCCGCCGTGACGCGCCGGCGCTTGACAAGGTGCTCGCAGAGATCGAGACCGGCGTGCACGAGACCTATAACGACGTGCGCGAACTGCTGGTGCATTTCCGCACGCGCACCAACCACGAAGACATCGAGCCCGCGCTGCGTACCACGCTGCAGAAATTCGAGCACCAGACTGGCTTGCGCACGCATCTGCGCATGGAAGGACATGATGTGCCCCTGATGCCCGACGTGCAGGTTCAGGTACTGCACGTCATTCAGGAGGCGCTGTCCAACATACGCAAGCATGCGCATGCGACACAGGTCTGGATCGACGTGCGCCAGGCCGAGGTGTGGCGTTTCGAGGTGCGCGACGATGGCCTTGGCTTCAACGTTGCGCAACCGCCGGCGTCCGCCCAGTTGCACGTGGGCTTGCGCATCATGCACGAGCGCGCGCAGCGCATCGGCGCCACGGTAACGCTGACCTCGGGCAACGGCCACGGCACGCGGGTGACGCTGACGTTGCCGCCGCGCCGGCCCGCGCTGCGCGAAGCGTCGTCCCGGCCCGCCCGGATGGCCAGCACCTTGCAGAGCCACTGA
- a CDS encoding response regulator, producing the protein MPAADPVRLLVVDDHTLFRRGLIALLAQEPALQVVGEAGDAGEAQHRAQALQPDVILLDNHLPGVTGIDALPGLREAAPRARVLMLTVSEDEHDLSAALKAGAAGYVLKNIEGAALVAAIHQIRKGQSAISPEMTGKLVAAFHAAHGSREGACAPPAPADPLAVLSPREQEILHGIASGLSNKAIARQLGIAETTVKVHVQHILRKLNLSSRVQAAVFLAGRGSA; encoded by the coding sequence ATGCCCGCCGCTGATCCGGTCCGCCTCCTGGTCGTGGACGACCATACCTTGTTCCGCCGCGGGCTGATCGCCTTGCTGGCGCAGGAACCGGCGCTGCAGGTGGTTGGCGAGGCCGGCGACGCAGGCGAGGCCCAGCATCGCGCCCAGGCCTTGCAGCCGGATGTCATCCTGCTCGACAACCATCTGCCCGGTGTGACGGGGATCGATGCGCTGCCCGGGCTAAGGGAGGCCGCGCCGCGCGCGCGCGTGCTGATGCTGACGGTCAGCGAGGACGAGCACGACCTGAGCGCGGCACTCAAGGCGGGTGCCGCCGGCTATGTGCTCAAGAACATCGAGGGTGCTGCCCTGGTCGCGGCCATCCACCAGATCCGCAAAGGGCAGTCTGCCATCAGTCCCGAGATGACCGGCAAGCTGGTCGCCGCGTTCCATGCCGCGCATGGCAGTCGGGAAGGTGCCTGCGCGCCGCCCGCACCCGCCGATCCGCTTGCCGTGCTGTCGCCGCGCGAACAGGAGATCCTGCACGGCATCGCCAGCGGCTTGAGCAACAAGGCCATCGCGCGCCAGCTGGGCATCGCCGAGACGACGGTGAAAGTCCACGTCCAGCATATCCTGCGCAAGCTCAACCTCAGTTCACGGGTCCAGGCGGCCGTCTTCCTCGCCGGGCGCGGCAGCGCCTGA